A genomic region of Trichothermofontia sichuanensis B231 contains the following coding sequences:
- a CDS encoding photosystem II protein Y has product MDWRLLIVLLPLLLAGGWAFYNIGKLAIAQAQEFLNKSA; this is encoded by the coding sequence ATGGACTGGCGACTCTTAATTGTGCTGTTACCCCTGCTGCTGGCAGGCGGCTGGGCTTTCTACAACATTGGTAAGCTGGCGATCGCTCAAGCCCAGGAATTCCTGAACAAGTCAGCCTAG
- a CDS encoding YqaE/Pmp3 family membrane protein: MSLLRVIAALLLPPLGVFLTVGIGWPFWLNILLTLLGYLPGIVHAIWIIAKHDR, translated from the coding sequence ATGAGCCTTCTGCGAGTAATTGCCGCCCTTTTGTTACCGCCCTTGGGGGTTTTCTTAACCGTAGGCATTGGTTGGCCGTTCTGGCTTAACATCTTGCTGACACTCCTGGGTTATCTGCCTGGGATTGTCCATGCCATCTGGATCATTGCTAAGCACGATCGCTAA
- a CDS encoding pentapeptide repeat-containing protein, translated as MDVEELRRRYQAGYTNFKGINLSGLDLHGIDLIGANLQQADLHGANLTFAYLSRANLTGANLTGANLRGTNLSQAILAQAALADADLHGALLQKADLRSADLTLANLLDANLIEADLRNINLGGANLTGASLQGANLRFERRSYVANLRSALLHNTNLAGVDLSGADLVQVDFSGANLRYSVLRGANLSAANFTEAILEKAILTEARLWHTNFNRANLIDARLERTDLTEAVLTEANLTGAALTEAKLEHANLTKANLFRARLHQADLSRSNLQEANLQEASLVEAYLAKTNLSRANLRDANFLKAEMSTANLLGAIMTRMTMPDGKVRS; from the coding sequence ATGGACGTTGAGGAACTACGCAGGCGCTACCAGGCAGGTTATACCAACTTCAAAGGCATTAACTTAAGTGGTTTAGATTTACATGGCATTGATCTGATTGGGGCAAATCTGCAACAGGCCGATCTGCATGGGGCGAATTTAACATTTGCGTACCTGAGCCGTGCTAACCTCACTGGGGCAAATTTAACCGGAGCAAATTTACGGGGAACAAATCTCAGCCAAGCGATTCTTGCCCAAGCAGCCCTTGCTGATGCGGATCTACACGGTGCCCTCTTGCAAAAAGCCGATCTGCGCAGTGCGGATCTGACTCTGGCTAATTTACTGGACGCTAACTTGATTGAGGCGGATTTGCGCAACATCAACTTGGGCGGGGCAAATCTAACAGGAGCAAGTTTGCAAGGGGCAAATTTGCGCTTTGAGCGGCGTAGCTATGTGGCCAATTTACGCAGTGCCCTGCTGCACAATACGAATTTAGCCGGGGTTGACTTGAGTGGGGCTGATTTAGTCCAGGTTGACTTCTCCGGTGCAAATCTACGCTATAGCGTGTTACGAGGCGCGAATTTAAGTGCAGCGAATTTCACGGAGGCGATCCTGGAAAAAGCAATTCTGACGGAAGCCCGCCTCTGGCACACCAACTTTAATCGTGCCAATTTAATAGACGCTCGCCTAGAACGCACTGATCTTACGGAAGCTGTTTTGACAGAAGCTAACCTCACCGGAGCTGCCCTGACGGAAGCAAAGCTAGAACACGCTAATTTGACGAAGGCCAACCTCTTTCGGGCGCGTTTACATCAAGCTGATCTCAGTCGTAGTAATTTGCAGGAAGCTAATCTCCAGGAGGCTAGTTTGGTTGAGGCTTATCTTGCCAAAACTAACCTTAGTCGAGCCAATTTGCGGGACGCCAATTTCTTGAAAGCGGAGATGAGCACCGCTAATTTGCTAGGAGCAATTATGACCCGAATGACCATGCCAGACGGAAAGGTTCGGAGTTAA
- a CDS encoding carbohydrate ABC transporter permease: MRAKLTPYLFLLPALTLLTLTVFLPALQAFYFSFTRYTYDLNQAPVWVGLANFERLWRDPVFWQALGNTLLYLVCVVPLLVTLPLALAILVNQKLRGIHWFRTAYYVPVVISMVVAGIAWQWLYAENGLLNQWLRWLHLSETGIPWLTSPKLALFSVMAVTVWKGLGYYMVIYLAGLQTIPADLYEAAAIDGSAGICQHWDITIPLMRPYLFLVAVISAISATKVFEEIYVMTQGGPRNSTKTIVYYVYEQAFRNAELSYACTIGLVLFLIILSLSLVRLTLERSQIQPLV, translated from the coding sequence ATGCGTGCCAAACTGACCCCTTATCTGTTCCTACTACCTGCCCTGACCTTGCTGACGCTGACGGTCTTCTTGCCGGCCTTGCAGGCGTTCTACTTCAGTTTTACCCGCTATACCTATGACCTCAACCAAGCCCCTGTGTGGGTAGGGTTGGCCAATTTTGAACGGCTCTGGCGCGATCCCGTCTTTTGGCAGGCCTTAGGCAATACCTTGCTGTATCTGGTGTGTGTGGTGCCTTTGCTCGTTACCCTGCCCTTAGCGCTGGCGATCCTGGTCAACCAAAAGCTACGGGGCATACACTGGTTTCGCACTGCCTACTATGTACCCGTGGTCATTTCAATGGTAGTGGCGGGGATTGCGTGGCAGTGGCTCTATGCGGAAAATGGCCTCCTGAACCAGTGGCTACGCTGGCTCCACTTGTCTGAGACAGGTATTCCCTGGTTGACCAGTCCCAAGCTCGCCCTCTTTAGTGTGATGGCAGTGACGGTCTGGAAGGGTTTAGGCTATTACATGGTTATTTACCTAGCCGGATTGCAGACGATCCCAGCCGATTTGTATGAGGCGGCAGCGATCGATGGGTCGGCGGGAATATGCCAGCACTGGGATATTACTATTCCCCTGATGCGCCCCTACCTTTTTCTGGTGGCTGTGATCTCGGCTATTTCAGCAACAAAAGTGTTTGAAGAGATCTATGTAATGACCCAGGGGGGACCTCGCAACAGCACAAAGACGATCGTCTACTATGTCTATGAACAGGCATTTCGCAATGCAGAACTGAGTTATGCTTGCACCATCGGCCTGGTTTTGTTTCTAATTATCCTGTCCCTTTCCCTAGTGCGGCTAACTCTGGAGCGATCGCAGATCCAGCCCCTTGTGTAA